The following proteins are encoded in a genomic region of Lactiplantibacillus plantarum:
- a CDS encoding APC family permease yields the protein MQRLLKRLTLKEDPSIYEDKDSHLARVLTVKDFLALGVGTIVSTSIFTLPGVVAANHAGPAVVFSFIVAAIVAGLVAFAYAEMAAAMPFAGSAYSWINVMFGEFFGWIAGWALLAEYFIALAFVGSGLSANLRGLLSPLGLTLPKALSNTFGTDGGVVDLIAVLVIALVSLLLSRGISKASRVENVLVVLKVLAVLTFIVVGATAIHVQNYVPFIPKYHLNADGSAFGGWQGIYAGVSMIFLAYIGFDSIAANSAEAKNPGKTMPRGILGSLVIAVVLFVAVALVLVGMFKYSSYANNAEPVGWALRQAGHPIVASVIQAIAVLGMFTALIGMTLAGSRLIYSFGRDGMLPKWLGKLHHNQPNNALLVLTIVAIIIGAFCPFAFLAQLISAGTLIAFMFVSLGIYALRRREGVDIAVPAFKMPFYPVLPAIAFLGALFVFMGLDIQAKLYAGVWFIVGLVIYFSYGMRHSYLAEKRLSKTDTAAKSASKVADSTVEERD from the coding sequence AATTTTTACATTACCCGGAGTGGTGGCTGCGAACCATGCGGGCCCTGCGGTAGTCTTCTCATTCATCGTCGCAGCCATCGTTGCCGGCCTGGTTGCATTTGCTTATGCTGAAATGGCGGCGGCGATGCCGTTTGCCGGTTCCGCTTATTCGTGGATCAACGTAATGTTCGGTGAATTCTTTGGTTGGATCGCTGGTTGGGCGTTGCTTGCGGAGTACTTTATTGCGTTGGCATTCGTCGGTTCAGGACTGTCCGCCAATCTGCGGGGGCTCTTGTCACCATTAGGACTAACTCTACCGAAGGCTTTGTCAAATACGTTTGGGACTGATGGTGGCGTGGTCGACCTGATTGCCGTCTTGGTGATTGCGCTGGTCTCGTTACTGCTCTCACGTGGAATCAGTAAGGCCTCCCGGGTCGAAAACGTGTTAGTGGTGTTGAAAGTGTTAGCCGTACTCACGTTTATCGTCGTGGGTGCGACGGCGATCCACGTGCAAAACTACGTCCCGTTTATCCCCAAGTACCATTTAAACGCTGATGGTAGTGCTTTTGGGGGCTGGCAAGGAATTTATGCCGGGGTATCGATGATTTTCTTAGCTTATATTGGGTTTGATTCGATTGCCGCTAATTCAGCAGAAGCTAAGAATCCTGGCAAAACAATGCCACGAGGAATTCTTGGTTCACTCGTCATTGCGGTGGTGCTCTTTGTGGCTGTTGCTTTGGTCTTAGTCGGTATGTTCAAATATTCATCATATGCTAATAACGCCGAACCAGTCGGCTGGGCATTACGACAAGCTGGCCATCCGATTGTTGCCAGTGTTATTCAGGCCATTGCCGTGCTGGGAATGTTTACTGCGCTGATTGGGATGACTTTAGCAGGGTCACGGCTAATTTATTCCTTTGGGCGTGATGGTATGTTACCTAAGTGGCTTGGCAAGTTACATCATAATCAACCTAATAACGCGCTACTTGTGTTAACAATCGTTGCTATTATCATTGGGGCGTTTTGCCCGTTTGCTTTTCTGGCCCAATTGATTTCAGCGGGAACCCTGATTGCCTTCATGTTTGTCTCGCTGGGAATCTATGCTTTGCGGCGTCGTGAAGGTGTTGATATTGCGGTACCAGCCTTTAAGATGCCGTTCTATCCAGTTTTACCAGCTATTGCCTTTCTAGGCGCACTGTTCGTTTTTATGGGCTTAGATATCCAGGCAAAATTATACGCGGGCGTGTGGTTCATCGTCGGCTTAGTGATCTACTTTAGCTATGGTATGCGTCACTCATATTTGGCTGAAAAACGTCTGTCTAAGACTGATACTGCGGCTAAATCAGCTTCGAAGGTGGCTGATTCGACCGTTGAAGAGCGTGACTGA
- a CDS encoding Cof-type HAD-IIB family hydrolase — protein sequence MERKLIALDLDGTTLNAESKLNSATIQTMQRLQAAGHIVSIITGRSYQGSQAIYDQLRLKSPMINFNGSLGHLPHQTWASEYQFTINKAIVLALVKYREQLGINEIIAENKNSTMTAGQDLIAGQFFPEIADSPRLTPDTLTRNPNSLVLLVQLDRQAAIIDWITERFGDQVDVGVWGGPNAILEITSKGVHKAKGVAYLADYFQISRRNIIAFGDEHNDLEMLAYAGLGVAMANGTDKIKATADDVTAYNNDQNGVARYLNDYFAIAE from the coding sequence ATGGAAAGAAAACTAATTGCGTTAGACTTAGACGGAACCACTTTGAATGCTGAATCCAAACTCAATTCAGCGACGATCCAAACGATGCAACGACTACAAGCAGCGGGTCACATTGTTAGCATTATTACTGGTCGCTCATATCAGGGTTCACAAGCGATCTATGACCAGCTGCGTCTCAAAAGCCCAATGATCAACTTTAACGGTTCTCTGGGCCATTTACCTCACCAAACATGGGCCTCAGAATATCAGTTCACGATCAACAAAGCGATTGTCTTAGCACTCGTTAAATATCGCGAACAATTGGGGATCAATGAAATTATTGCAGAAAATAAAAACAGTACCATGACAGCGGGTCAAGATTTGATTGCTGGTCAATTCTTCCCAGAGATTGCTGACAGCCCCCGACTTACACCAGATACGTTGACTCGTAATCCGAATTCCCTCGTCTTGCTAGTCCAGCTTGATCGGCAGGCTGCCATCATTGACTGGATCACTGAACGCTTTGGCGATCAAGTTGACGTTGGTGTTTGGGGCGGCCCGAATGCCATCCTCGAGATTACCTCCAAAGGCGTCCACAAAGCCAAGGGTGTCGCCTACTTAGCGGATTACTTTCAAATTTCACGGCGCAATATCATCGCCTTTGGTGACGAACATAACGACCTCGAGATGTTAGCATACGCGGGTCTCGGTGTGGCAATGGCCAATGGTACTGACAAGATCAAAGCAACGGCTGACGATGTAACGGCCTATAATAATGATCAAAACGGTGTTGCTCGTTACTTGAACGATTATTTTGCAATTGCGGAATAA
- a CDS encoding RsmB/NOP family class I SAM-dependent RNA methyltransferase, whose translation MQLPAEFIQKYQRLLGDQAPAFLAAFDGPVEKGFRINPNKTVTATMRAKMTAPVPYSPIGYYGKVNGNALEHLAGAVYSQEPSAMTVGEFAKPEPGERVLDLCAAPGGKTTHLLSYLHQTGLLVTNEINRQRVTALGDNVERYGARNTVITNDTPAALAKELPGFFDRILVDAPCSGEGMFRKDHDAVQYWTPDYPAACAERQREILTEAVKMLRPGGHLIYSTCTFAPEEDEQMMAWLLKTYPEFELEPLAKTAGMVDAKPEWADGNPELAKAARLFPHLMRGEGHFIAKLVYHGTTVGKDKKVVREQLNATQRQLWTDFLKKQAMAGLPQLVLQAHGDQLYGVPAMMPVTRKLKVFRPGILLGTFKKKRFEPSYALALASDDLSLPKTEITREQWALYVHGETFELTSAPVAGFRVLTCDGLPVGFGKIVAKTVKNFFPKGLRFLATSENATL comes from the coding sequence GTGCAATTACCAGCAGAATTTATTCAAAAATATCAACGACTACTAGGCGATCAAGCGCCCGCTTTTTTGGCAGCTTTCGATGGCCCTGTTGAAAAAGGGTTTCGGATTAATCCGAACAAGACTGTGACGGCCACGATGCGCGCCAAGATGACAGCACCCGTTCCGTATAGCCCAATTGGGTATTATGGCAAGGTGAACGGCAATGCGCTGGAACACTTGGCTGGTGCCGTCTACAGTCAAGAACCAAGTGCCATGACCGTTGGCGAGTTTGCAAAACCAGAACCTGGTGAACGAGTGTTAGACTTATGTGCGGCACCGGGTGGCAAAACGACGCATCTGTTAAGCTACTTGCATCAGACCGGTCTACTCGTGACAAATGAGATCAATCGGCAACGGGTGACCGCCCTTGGCGATAATGTGGAACGCTACGGCGCCCGCAATACAGTGATTACCAACGATACACCCGCCGCCCTTGCCAAGGAATTGCCAGGCTTTTTTGACCGGATCTTGGTGGATGCGCCGTGTTCGGGTGAAGGGATGTTTCGTAAGGATCATGACGCAGTTCAGTATTGGACGCCCGACTATCCAGCGGCGTGTGCTGAACGCCAACGGGAGATTTTGACGGAAGCGGTCAAGATGTTGCGTCCGGGTGGACATTTGATTTATTCGACCTGTACCTTTGCACCGGAAGAGGACGAACAGATGATGGCCTGGCTGTTAAAAACTTATCCTGAGTTTGAGCTGGAGCCACTGGCCAAGACGGCTGGGATGGTCGATGCAAAGCCGGAATGGGCGGATGGCAATCCTGAACTGGCTAAAGCGGCCCGGTTATTTCCGCACTTGATGCGCGGTGAGGGTCACTTTATTGCCAAATTGGTCTATCATGGCACGACGGTGGGCAAGGACAAAAAAGTGGTTCGCGAACAGTTAAACGCCACGCAACGGCAGCTATGGACGGACTTTTTAAAAAAACAAGCAATGGCCGGTTTACCACAGCTCGTGTTACAGGCACATGGTGATCAGTTATACGGCGTGCCAGCGATGATGCCCGTTACGCGAAAGCTCAAGGTCTTTCGCCCCGGGATTTTATTGGGAACGTTTAAGAAGAAACGGTTTGAACCAAGTTACGCGTTAGCCTTAGCGAGTGATGATTTGTCCTTACCCAAAACTGAAATAACGCGTGAACAGTGGGCATTGTATGTCCATGGTGAGACATTTGAATTGACAAGTGCGCCTGTAGCTGGTTTTCGGGTCTTAACTTGTGATGGGTTGCCAGTTGGGTTTGGAAAAATCGTCGCCAAGACGGTTAAAAATTTCTTTCCTAAGGGCTTACGGTTCTTGGCGACCTCTGAAAACGCGACGCTCTAA